One region of Carya illinoinensis cultivar Pawnee chromosome 8, C.illinoinensisPawnee_v1, whole genome shotgun sequence genomic DNA includes:
- the LOC122318135 gene encoding derlin-1.1-like isoform X3 — translation MSTPAEYYRSLPPVCKTYGVACLMTTSAFYLGLFEYYSISLDYGLVLKHFQVWRLITNFFFLGPFSFPFAFLLIIIAKYGVALERGPFDKRTADFVWMLIFGALSLLGFYLPWAMLALDLIFGNPLMPDMLGIAAGHLHYFLTVLHPLSGGKFILKTPLWVHKLVAFWGEGTQINSPVQRDPSTSVAFRGRSYRLNGSRTSRSNSTPATNQAGADSSAQQPADRGDGSVAFRGKSYRLNGR, via the exons ATGTCTACACCAGCAga ATACTATCGATCTCTTCCACCTGTGTGCAAGACCTATGGAGTGGCCTGCTTGATGACCACATCAGCATTCTATCTGGGACTTTTCGAATATTACAGCATATCATTGGATTATGGTCTCGTACTAAAACATTTTCAG GTTTGGAGGCTTATCACGAATTTCTTCTTTCTTGGGCCATTTTCGTTTCCCTTTGCATTTCTGCTGATAATAAT AGCGAAATATGGTGTTGCACTCGAGAGAGGGCCCTTCGACAAGAGAACAGCAGACTTTGTATGGATGCTGATCTTCGGAGCGCTATCACTTCTT GGATTCTATCTTCCATGGGCAATGCTAGCACTGGACTTGATATTCGGAAATCCTTTGATGCCAGACATGCTAGGGATAGCTGCGGGACATTTGCATTACTTCCTAACAGTGCTTCATCCTCTTTCCGGGGGGAAGTTCATCTTGAAGACTCCTCTTTGGGT TCACAAACTAGTTGCATTTTGGGGTGAGGGAACACAAATAAATTCCCCAGTGCAGCGTGATCCCTCAACCAGTGTTGCATTTCGGGGAAGAAGCTACCGTCTAAATGGATCTCGAACAAGCAGATCAAACAGTACTCCTGCTACAAATCAGGCAGGCGCAGATAGCTCTGCACAGCAACCGGCCGACCGAGGCGATGGATCAGTTGCTTTCCGAGGCAAAAGCTATCGTCTCAATGGCCGTTAG
- the LOC122318135 gene encoding derlin-1.1-like isoform X1: MSTPAEYYRSLPPVCKTYGVACLMTTSAFYLGLFEYYSISLDYGLVLKHFQVWRLITNFFFLGPFSFPFAFLLIIIAKYGVALERGPFDKRTADFVWMLIFGALSLLVMAAVPFLSSPFFGGSVVFMMVYVWGREFPNARISIYGVVTLKGFYLPWAMLALDLIFGNPLMPDMLGIAAGHLHYFLTVLHPLSGGKFILKTPLWVHKLVAFWGEGTQINSPVQRDPSTSVAFRGRSYRLNGSRTSRSNSTPATNQAGADSSAQQPADRGDGSVAFRGKSYRLNGR, encoded by the exons ATGTCTACACCAGCAga ATACTATCGATCTCTTCCACCTGTGTGCAAGACCTATGGAGTGGCCTGCTTGATGACCACATCAGCATTCTATCTGGGACTTTTCGAATATTACAGCATATCATTGGATTATGGTCTCGTACTAAAACATTTTCAG GTTTGGAGGCTTATCACGAATTTCTTCTTTCTTGGGCCATTTTCGTTTCCCTTTGCATTTCTGCTGATAATAAT AGCGAAATATGGTGTTGCACTCGAGAGAGGGCCCTTCGACAAGAGAACAGCAGACTTTGTATGGATGCTGATCTTCGGAGCGCTATCACTTCTT GTGATGGCTGCTGTTCCATTTCTGTCGTCTCCTTTCTTTGGAGGTTCCGTAGTATTTATGATGGTCTATGTCTGGGGCCGTGAGTTCCCCAACGCGCGCATAAGCATCTATGGTGTTGTTACATTAAAG GGATTCTATCTTCCATGGGCAATGCTAGCACTGGACTTGATATTCGGAAATCCTTTGATGCCAGACATGCTAGGGATAGCTGCGGGACATTTGCATTACTTCCTAACAGTGCTTCATCCTCTTTCCGGGGGGAAGTTCATCTTGAAGACTCCTCTTTGGGT TCACAAACTAGTTGCATTTTGGGGTGAGGGAACACAAATAAATTCCCCAGTGCAGCGTGATCCCTCAACCAGTGTTGCATTTCGGGGAAGAAGCTACCGTCTAAATGGATCTCGAACAAGCAGATCAAACAGTACTCCTGCTACAAATCAGGCAGGCGCAGATAGCTCTGCACAGCAACCGGCCGACCGAGGCGATGGATCAGTTGCTTTCCGAGGCAAAAGCTATCGTCTCAATGGCCGTTAG
- the LOC122318135 gene encoding derlin-1.1-like isoform X2 produces the protein MTTSAFYLGLFEYYSISLDYGLVLKHFQVWRLITNFFFLGPFSFPFAFLLIIIAKYGVALERGPFDKRTADFVWMLIFGALSLLVMAAVPFLSSPFFGGSVVFMMVYVWGREFPNARISIYGVVTLKGFYLPWAMLALDLIFGNPLMPDMLGIAAGHLHYFLTVLHPLSGGKFILKTPLWVHKLVAFWGEGTQINSPVQRDPSTSVAFRGRSYRLNGSRTSRSNSTPATNQAGADSSAQQPADRGDGSVAFRGKSYRLNGR, from the exons ATGACCACATCAGCATTCTATCTGGGACTTTTCGAATATTACAGCATATCATTGGATTATGGTCTCGTACTAAAACATTTTCAG GTTTGGAGGCTTATCACGAATTTCTTCTTTCTTGGGCCATTTTCGTTTCCCTTTGCATTTCTGCTGATAATAAT AGCGAAATATGGTGTTGCACTCGAGAGAGGGCCCTTCGACAAGAGAACAGCAGACTTTGTATGGATGCTGATCTTCGGAGCGCTATCACTTCTT GTGATGGCTGCTGTTCCATTTCTGTCGTCTCCTTTCTTTGGAGGTTCCGTAGTATTTATGATGGTCTATGTCTGGGGCCGTGAGTTCCCCAACGCGCGCATAAGCATCTATGGTGTTGTTACATTAAAG GGATTCTATCTTCCATGGGCAATGCTAGCACTGGACTTGATATTCGGAAATCCTTTGATGCCAGACATGCTAGGGATAGCTGCGGGACATTTGCATTACTTCCTAACAGTGCTTCATCCTCTTTCCGGGGGGAAGTTCATCTTGAAGACTCCTCTTTGGGT TCACAAACTAGTTGCATTTTGGGGTGAGGGAACACAAATAAATTCCCCAGTGCAGCGTGATCCCTCAACCAGTGTTGCATTTCGGGGAAGAAGCTACCGTCTAAATGGATCTCGAACAAGCAGATCAAACAGTACTCCTGCTACAAATCAGGCAGGCGCAGATAGCTCTGCACAGCAACCGGCCGACCGAGGCGATGGATCAGTTGCTTTCCGAGGCAAAAGCTATCGTCTCAATGGCCGTTAG
- the LOC122318136 gene encoding derlin-1.1-like isoform X1 produces MSTPAEYYRSLPPVCKTYGVACLMTTSAFYLRLFEYYNISLDYGLVLKHFQVWRLITNFFFLGPFSFPFAFRLIIIAKYGVALERGPFDKRTADFVWMLIFGALSLLVMAAVPFLSSRFLGVSLVFMMVYVWGREFPNERISIYGVVSLKGFYLPWAMLALDLIFGNPLMPDMLGIVVGHLHYFLTVLHPLSGGKFILKTPLWVHKLVAFWGEGTQINSPVQRDPSASIAFRGRSYRLNGSRTSRSSITTATDRAGTYNFAQQPAGRGDGSVAFRGRSYRLNGC; encoded by the exons ATGTCTACACCAGCAga ATACTATCGATCTCTTCCACCTGTGTGCAAGACCTATGGAGTGGCCTGCTTGATGACCACATCAGCATTCTATCTGAGACTTTTCGAATATTACAACATATCATTGGATTATGGTCTCGTACTAAAACATTTTCAG GTTTGGAGGCTTATCACGAATTTCTTCTTTCTTGGGCCATTTTCGTTTCCCTTTGCATTTCGGCTGATAATAAT AGCGAAATATGGTGTTGCACTCGAGAGAGGGCCCTTCGACAAGAGAACGGCAGACTTTGTATGGATGCTGATCTTCGGAGCGCTGTCACTTCTT GTGATGGCTGCTGTTCCATTTCTGTCGTCTCGATTCTTGGGAGTTTCCTTAGTATTTATGATGGTCTATGTCTGGGGCCGTGAGTTCCCCAACGAGCGCATAAGCATCTATGGTGTTGTTTCATTGAAG GGATTCTATCTTCCATGGGCAATGCTAGCACTGGACTTGATATTCGGAAATCCTTTGATGCCAGACATGCTAGGGATAGTTGTGGGACATTTGCATTACTTCCTAACAGTGCTTCATCCTCTTTCTGGGGGGAAGTTCATCTTGAAGACTCCTCTTTGGGT TCACAAACTAGTTGCATTTTGGGGTGAGGGAACACAAATAAATTCCCCAGTGCAGCGTGATCCCTCAGCCAGTATTGCATTCAGGGGAAGAAGCTACCGTCTAAATGGATCTCGAACAAGCAGATCAAGCATTACTACTGCTACAGATCGGGCAGGCACATACAATTTTGCACAGCAACCGGCCGGTCGAGGCGATGGATCAGTTGCTTTTCGAGGCAGAAGCTATCGTCTCAATGGCTGTTAG
- the LOC122318136 gene encoding derlin-1.1-like isoform X3: MSTPAEYYRSLPPVCKTYGVACLMTTSAFYLRLFEYYNISLDYGLVLKHFQVWRLITNFFFLGPFSFPFAFRLIIIAKYGVALERGPFDKRTADFVWMLIFGALSLLGFYLPWAMLALDLIFGNPLMPDMLGIVVGHLHYFLTVLHPLSGGKFILKTPLWVHKLVAFWGEGTQINSPVQRDPSASIAFRGRSYRLNGSRTSRSSITTATDRAGTYNFAQQPAGRGDGSVAFRGRSYRLNGC; encoded by the exons ATGTCTACACCAGCAga ATACTATCGATCTCTTCCACCTGTGTGCAAGACCTATGGAGTGGCCTGCTTGATGACCACATCAGCATTCTATCTGAGACTTTTCGAATATTACAACATATCATTGGATTATGGTCTCGTACTAAAACATTTTCAG GTTTGGAGGCTTATCACGAATTTCTTCTTTCTTGGGCCATTTTCGTTTCCCTTTGCATTTCGGCTGATAATAAT AGCGAAATATGGTGTTGCACTCGAGAGAGGGCCCTTCGACAAGAGAACGGCAGACTTTGTATGGATGCTGATCTTCGGAGCGCTGTCACTTCTT GGATTCTATCTTCCATGGGCAATGCTAGCACTGGACTTGATATTCGGAAATCCTTTGATGCCAGACATGCTAGGGATAGTTGTGGGACATTTGCATTACTTCCTAACAGTGCTTCATCCTCTTTCTGGGGGGAAGTTCATCTTGAAGACTCCTCTTTGGGT TCACAAACTAGTTGCATTTTGGGGTGAGGGAACACAAATAAATTCCCCAGTGCAGCGTGATCCCTCAGCCAGTATTGCATTCAGGGGAAGAAGCTACCGTCTAAATGGATCTCGAACAAGCAGATCAAGCATTACTACTGCTACAGATCGGGCAGGCACATACAATTTTGCACAGCAACCGGCCGGTCGAGGCGATGGATCAGTTGCTTTTCGAGGCAGAAGCTATCGTCTCAATGGCTGTTAG
- the LOC122318136 gene encoding derlin-1.1-like isoform X2 — protein sequence MTTSAFYLRLFEYYNISLDYGLVLKHFQVWRLITNFFFLGPFSFPFAFRLIIIAKYGVALERGPFDKRTADFVWMLIFGALSLLVMAAVPFLSSRFLGVSLVFMMVYVWGREFPNERISIYGVVSLKGFYLPWAMLALDLIFGNPLMPDMLGIVVGHLHYFLTVLHPLSGGKFILKTPLWVHKLVAFWGEGTQINSPVQRDPSASIAFRGRSYRLNGSRTSRSSITTATDRAGTYNFAQQPAGRGDGSVAFRGRSYRLNGC from the exons ATGACCACATCAGCATTCTATCTGAGACTTTTCGAATATTACAACATATCATTGGATTATGGTCTCGTACTAAAACATTTTCAG GTTTGGAGGCTTATCACGAATTTCTTCTTTCTTGGGCCATTTTCGTTTCCCTTTGCATTTCGGCTGATAATAAT AGCGAAATATGGTGTTGCACTCGAGAGAGGGCCCTTCGACAAGAGAACGGCAGACTTTGTATGGATGCTGATCTTCGGAGCGCTGTCACTTCTT GTGATGGCTGCTGTTCCATTTCTGTCGTCTCGATTCTTGGGAGTTTCCTTAGTATTTATGATGGTCTATGTCTGGGGCCGTGAGTTCCCCAACGAGCGCATAAGCATCTATGGTGTTGTTTCATTGAAG GGATTCTATCTTCCATGGGCAATGCTAGCACTGGACTTGATATTCGGAAATCCTTTGATGCCAGACATGCTAGGGATAGTTGTGGGACATTTGCATTACTTCCTAACAGTGCTTCATCCTCTTTCTGGGGGGAAGTTCATCTTGAAGACTCCTCTTTGGGT TCACAAACTAGTTGCATTTTGGGGTGAGGGAACACAAATAAATTCCCCAGTGCAGCGTGATCCCTCAGCCAGTATTGCATTCAGGGGAAGAAGCTACCGTCTAAATGGATCTCGAACAAGCAGATCAAGCATTACTACTGCTACAGATCGGGCAGGCACATACAATTTTGCACAGCAACCGGCCGGTCGAGGCGATGGATCAGTTGCTTTTCGAGGCAGAAGCTATCGTCTCAATGGCTGTTAG